Part of the Methylomonas sp. AM2-LC genome, GTGTTAGTAAAAACGTGGATATCAGTCAGGCCTTAATTAATATTCCAGCTTTAAAAACCAGTAAAAATGTACAAGTAAAAGGTGTTTTACAAAGTCAGATTCAGGATGCGCTTATATTTTTGCAACAAACACCATTACGCTCAAGGGCTGAGCCTTTACTCAAAACATTGAGTTTTGATGGTAATACGCAAATAGATCTAGATTTAAACCTGCCATATTACGAAACCGACCCATTGTGGGTGAATGTCGTTTCTCATTTGAATAATGCCCATGCCTTGGTTAAACCGACCAATTTGAAGTTTAGTAATATCAAAGGTAATATCAATTTTAGTGCAGATCGGGTTAATAGCCAGAGTCTTACCGCCAGCACTCTGGGCTACCCAGTTCTGGCAGTATTAAATAGCGATACTAGTGCAGCGCATTTGAAAATGGCAGGTTCAACTGATATGGCAAATTTGCGGCGGCAATTTAGCTTTCTGAATAACGACATGACGGCTGGCTCACTAAGCTATCAGGCTGATTTAAGTTTTCCATATGCTATAAGTCAACCCAGTTCGCTACAGATTATTAGTAATTTGCAAGGTTTTCAGATTATTGGGCAGGACTATCTGGCAAAGAAAGCAGAAGAACAGCGTCTGTTAAAACTTAATTTTTTATTCGATAGTAAAACTTTTCTGCCTTTGCAGATACAGTATGGTGATAGGCTAAATGCTGCATTATTAATTGATACACAGCAAAGTCATTTGTTTGCGGCACATGTAATTTTGGGTAATGAGGTAGCAAATTTACCTCAAAATGCAGGTTTGTTTGTAGAAATAAAACAGCCTGAATTCAAGTTGTCTGATGCAATGGATGCGTTGAACGAGCATGATGACCGATGGCCGCCACTGCGTGAGTTTCTATTGGAAACCCAGAACATGCAGTGGCAAGGACAGAATTTGGGCGCAATGGAATGCCATTTTCAGCACCACGATCAGGTATGGCAAGGCACTATCAATAATGTCATGGCAAAAGGTAACTTAAGTATTCCAGATCAATATGCCGGAAACGAACCGATTAAACTGGATATGGATGTTCTTAATTTGTCGAGTATGAGTGCGTTTAATATTAATGCGGCACAGCAAGTCTTTTCAATTCTGCCTCTGATAGATATTGATAGCCGGCAAGTGCTGTGGCGCTCGGTAAATCTGGGTAAACTGAAACTACAAACGGAGCGATTGAACAACGGTACGCACTTCAAGAAAATTTCGTTTACTGGAGCCGATAAAGACATAGATTTCACCGCGGATTGGATCAAGCAAGTGCATGGTACTTCTACACTGCTTAATGGCAGTTTGAAAGTGAATAATTTTGGCCAGTTTCTGTCAGATTTGGGCTACAGTGATGACTTTAAGGAAACACGAGCGGAGCTTAGTTTTACGGGCGGCTGGAATGATGATCCGCAGCAGTTTTCACTTGATAAACTGAATGGACAGTTACAGGTAAAGCTTTATGATGGTCGTATTTCCAGCATAGAACCAGGATTTGGGCGTTTACTTGGGTTAATCTCTATGGAGCAATGGGCTAAGCGATTAAGTCTGGATTTCAGTGATATTTATCGGCAGGGTTTAGCTTTTGACAAAATTTCTGGCGATTTTAAAATTACCAATGGTATTGCGTATACAGACAATTTGTTGATTGATGCTGTCTCTGCCAAAATGCGTATGGTCGGAACTGCAGATCTGGTTAAAAAATTTGTGCAGCAGCGAGTTGTGGTGGTTCCCAAGAGTTCTGATGCCTTGCCTATTGCTGGTACAATTGTAGATAGTATTGCGACCATTATTACTTCCGCAGTGATCAACGATTATAAAGAAGGATATTTTTTTGGTTCCGAATATAAAGTTGCGGGGCAATGGGGTAATATTGAAGTGACTCCGCTAAAGGAAAATGATGGTTTGCTAAACAAAACATGGCATGGGTTGACTGATTTTGATTGGCTGAAAAAATAATTTGACCTAGCCGTTTACACTGAATAGCGATTATTTGAACGAATAATTTTCAAATTAGTAAAAAAGAGATTGAATATGACAATATGTGCAGCCATCCAGATGGCTTCAGGTCCACAAGTAAGTGCCAATTTGCTCGAAGCAGATAAATTGATCGCAGAAGCTGCAAAAGCGGGGTCTAAATTAGTAGCCTTACCTGAAAATTTTGCAATTATGGGTATGAAAGAACAGGATAAAGTCAAGGTACGTGAGCCGGATGGTATTGGTCCTATTCAAGATTTTTTAGCAGCTACAGCCAAAAAACATAATGTTTGGTTGATAGGGGGCACTATTCCGCTAGTGGCTGAGCAAAGTGGCAAAGTGCGTGCTGCTTGTCCAGTGTATAACGAATTGGGCCAACGAGTTGCACGTTACGATAAGGTTCATCTGTTTGATGTTAGTGTTCCTGATACCAGTGAAGAATATCGTGAATCAGATTCTGTAGAGGCGGGTAATGACATTTGTGTGCTGGACACCCCCTTTGGTCGGCTTGGCATTGCTGTCTGCTACGATTTGCGGTTTCCAGAGTTTTTTCGTTTAATGAATAAAGACCATCAAAACATTGATATTTTAGTTATCCCTTCAGCATTTACCGCCAAAACCGGAGCTGCGCATTGGGAGGTGTTGTTACGCGCCAGAGCTATTGAAAATCAGTGTTATGTCATTGCACCTAATCAAGGTGGTTTTCATAGAAATGGTCGTCAAACCTATGGTCACAGTATGATCGTAGATCCATGGGGGGTAGTGTTGGATTGTTATAAAACGGGTTCTGGTTTTGTATCAGCAGAGATTGATGGGCATCGTCTGGAAAAAACGCGTACTTCGTTTCCGGTTTTACAACACCGCCGTTTTTTTTGCGAGTAAATTGATGTATAAACAGTTTTTATATAGTTTGCCTTGGTTTTTATTAGTGGCCTGTAGCAGCGCCGGGCCTGATAAATATAAAGATACCAAAAATCTGGAATTTCCTCCGACATTGGCTATCGAACACAGTGCTAATCAGTCTAGTTATTCTTCTAGTAATTCAAAATTGCCAGATTTTCCACCAGTTAAGAATAAGGACGAAGAAAAGTCTGATGATACCCAGAAAGAAGACAGTACAGATAAAGTTGCTGAAAAAGCTGTCAGTAAACCAACCGATAAACCCGTTAACGCTGATTTGGCACGATTGGTTTTACTGATTGGCAGTGAGAAAAAACCTATTGTGGAACTGAAAACCGGCTTTGAAAGAGCTTGGATTCTGGTAGGAGATGCTTTAAGTGCTGCTGATATTGAAGTTGCCAATACTGACTATGATGCTGGCGTATTTCGAGTGCGTTATGTTGCGCAAGGTGAAGGTAAGGGGCGGGGTTTAATCAATTCGGTAACATCGTTTTTTAGCGACGAATTTAAGGACACTGAATATACCTTAACCGTGGATAAAGACAAAAAAATAACCGATGTGCACGTTGATAAAGTGGTCAGTGCTGATAGCGGCAAGGACACTTTTAATAACGATGATTCTGCTGCCCTAATGAAATTAGTGCATAAAACTATTATCGCCAATTTGGAAAAGTGAGTGCTAGTAGAAACAAGGAAAATTGCTGGATTTTTGACGATTAAAGCGCAAGACAAAATAGTTTGAGTAATATCTTTGTTGTTACTGGCATTACCAGCATGGTATGCCAATTTTTAATTCCATCAGTTAATAACTAAATATGAGTATAAAATCAGATAAATGGATTCGACGCATGGCGGCAGAGCGCGGCATGATAGAACCTTTTCAGGCTGGGCAGGTTCGTGAATCCCCTCAGGGGCGGATAATCTCCTATGGAACGTCCAGCTATGGGTATGACGTACGCTGTTCTAACGAATTTAAAATATTCACTAATATTAATTCCACCATAGTCGATCCCAAAGACTTTGATGAAGCCAGTTTCGTAGATGTAAAATCAGATGTTTGTATCATTCCTCCAAACTCGTTTGCGCTAGCCCGTACAGTAGAGTTTTTTCGTATTCCTCGCGAAGTACTGGTGATTTGTCTCGGTAAATCAACTTATGCTCGCTGTGGCATCATTGTCAACGTAACGCCTTTAGAACCCGAATGGGAAGGGCATGTAACTCTGGAATTTTCTAATACTACACCACTGCCTGCCAAAATTTATGCCAATGAGGGTGTGGCGCAAATGTTGTTTTTTGGCGGAGATGAAGTCTGTGAAACCTCTTATCTGGATAGAGGTGGCAAATATCAGGGGCAGACAGGAGTAACTTTACCTAAAGCCTAGTTTTTTTCATTAACTGATCACTCCTAACATGACGATAACCAACCAAGTCGATACCTTAAACCGTTATTATCAAGATGTGCAGAATATTATTCTAAGTCGACAGGATTGGATCAGTGGCTTGTTACCAGCCAGTACGGCGGTTAATAGTCATGGTAATTACACTGATGCCTGGGTTAGAGATAATGTGTATAGCATTCTACCTGCTTGGGGATTGGCATTGGCCTATCGCAAATGCCCTGATCAGGTAGACCGGACTTATATTCTTGAGCAAAGCGTCGTTAAATTGATGCGAGGCTTATTGATTGCGATGATGCGGCAAGCTGCTAAAGTTGAAAAATTTAAACACACCCAGGACCCGCTGGATGCACTGCATGCCAAGTACAATACTCAAACTGGCATGGTGGTGGTTGCAGATAATGAATGGGGGCATTTACAATTGGACGCCACCTCTTTGTTTTTGTTGATGCTGGCGCAAATGACTGCTTCCGGTTTGCGTATTGTGTTTAGTATTGATGAAGTCAATTTTGTACAGAATTTGGTGCATTATATTAGCCGTGCTTATCGAACCCCGGATTATGGGATTTGGGAGCGTGGTAATAAAATGAATCACGGCATTGCCGAATTGAATGCTAGCTCTATTGGCATGGCAAAAGCGGCATTAGAAGCGATGCAAGGCTGTAATCTGTTTGGTAAAAAGGCCGGACAGACCGCTGTTATTCATGTGGTTAGTGATGATATTGCGCGTACCCGTATTACCTTAGAATCGTTATTGCCCAGAGAATCCATTTCCAAAGAAGTCGACTCAGCATTGTTAAGTATCACGGGTTTTCCTGCATTTGCAGTGGATGATCCATCGTTAAGGCTTAAAACTGAAGCATTAATTGTTGACAAATTACAAGGTCGTTACGGTTGTAAACGCTTTTTACTGGATGGTCATCAAACCGTTCTGGAAGATCAGCAACGTTTGCATTATGAACCGCATGAGTTAAAGCAGTTTATGGGGGTTGAATGTGAATGGCCGTTATTTTTCTGTTATTTACTACTCAATCATCTGTTTGCTGGAAATCAGGATGCTGCACAGGATTATCGCCGTCGCTTGCAAAATCTGCTGGTGGAACAAAATGGCCAATATTTGGTACCTGAGCTTTATGTCGTTCCGGCAGAAGCAGTCGCAGCAGAAAAACAGCATCCACATAGTCAGGATCGTATAGCCAATGAGAATGTGCCTTTGGTTTGGGCGCAAAGCCTGTTGATTTTAAGTGATTTATTGAATGACGGCTTAATAACAGCGGATGATATTGATCCACTGGGTCGTTACAAAGCGGTAAAACAGCAAAGCGGCGTTGCGGTGCAAATCGCTTTGTTTGCTGAAGATGAAGCAGTGCAAGGCATTTTGCAAGACTATAATATTCCTTCGCAAACACCTGCAGAAATTGCACCCATTCAAGTGCGAGATGCCAGTCAGTTAGCTGCTGCATATACGCAGGTTGGCCGTAATGATCGTATTGGGCTGAGCGGGCGTCCGTTAAGACAATTACGCACTCTTGCCACTTCACGCCTCTATTTGTTGGCCGGAGAATCCCTGATTTTTCTGCCACAGTTCATGAATCAAAAAGGCTTTTATATCGCTATGGATAATCGCCTATTGATTCAGCGTTTACGTATGGAGTTAACCTATATCAGTCGACATTGGGATAGTACGCAACCTCCCTTGCTGGTTATCCATATTAAACATAATATGCTAGACAGTGCCGACCGTCAGGTATTGCTGGACTTTATTGCACAATTACAGCAGGGGGGGCAAGCTGGGGTTAGCGTAAACCTGGGCTTGTTGACACAATTTGTACAAAACTCCAGTCGCGAAAAAATTGATTATCTGCATGATTTTAAATTTCCTGAGGAAACTTGGGAAGAGAGTGAGCGTCCTTTTGCTAGTGCCTTGCCAGTTAACGACTTTTCGCCAGAAGCCATTAATAGTTTTGAGTTGACCAGTTGGGAAATTGGTGACGATGCAAGTCTGATTAGCCAATTGCACCTTAACGCCAATTTATATGCACAATTGGAAGCGTTAAGTCTGTTAAGTCAGCGTCATGGTTTAGATTTTGAAACGGGTTTAAAAACTAACGATGGATACAACTGTCGGGTGCGTGATGTGTTGGAAGAAGTTTATGCGCGTGCTGGGGATTTACACTTATGGCAGATTGTTAGACGTTGTGCTGGTTTACTAAATAAATACGATATTAATCTGGAACATGCGGCTACCGAAATTTTAGTTCGTCAACACGGACTGACAGTTGGACATGCTTATAGCGGTAAGGCTACCTTACGCCGCCCCGCCGATTCTTCAGAAATTTTGCAAACCATACGTGCTTATAATAGTAACGATACCAGTTTGCATATCATCATTCAGGAACTGATAATCCATTTAGGCATGGTAATCAAATTACA contains:
- a CDS encoding glycoside hydrolase family 15 protein, with amino-acid sequence MTITNQVDTLNRYYQDVQNIILSRQDWISGLLPASTAVNSHGNYTDAWVRDNVYSILPAWGLALAYRKCPDQVDRTYILEQSVVKLMRGLLIAMMRQAAKVEKFKHTQDPLDALHAKYNTQTGMVVVADNEWGHLQLDATSLFLLMLAQMTASGLRIVFSIDEVNFVQNLVHYISRAYRTPDYGIWERGNKMNHGIAELNASSIGMAKAALEAMQGCNLFGKKAGQTAVIHVVSDDIARTRITLESLLPRESISKEVDSALLSITGFPAFAVDDPSLRLKTEALIVDKLQGRYGCKRFLLDGHQTVLEDQQRLHYEPHELKQFMGVECEWPLFFCYLLLNHLFAGNQDAAQDYRRRLQNLLVEQNGQYLVPELYVVPAEAVAAEKQHPHSQDRIANENVPLVWAQSLLILSDLLNDGLITADDIDPLGRYKAVKQQSGVAVQIALFAEDEAVQGILQDYNIPSQTPAEIAPIQVRDASQLAAAYTQVGRNDRIGLSGRPLRQLRTLATSRLYLLAGESLIFLPQFMNQKGFYIAMDNRLLIQRLRMELTYISRHWDSTQPPLLVIHIKHNMLDSADRQVLLDFIAQLQQGGQAGVSVNLGLLTQFVQNSSREKIDYLHDFKFPEETWEESERPFASALPVNDFSPEAINSFELTSWEIGDDASLISQLHLNANLYAQLEALSLLSQRHGLDFETGLKTNDGYNCRVRDVLEEVYARAGDLHLWQIVRRCAGLLNKYDINLEHAATEILVRQHGLTVGHAYSGKATLRRPADSSEILQTIRAYNSNDTSLHIIIQELIIHLGMVIKLHPELLADMHTIRVGHILQLIIARQKRQTGSALDRAFNEVLALAPYQLAELLQETLQDYSSSKTQLGDVESLHYGCEQRQLHTARFPNSMNPKDRGEAEDWYEWREQQGSVGRENEAFYTGVWTLLQHCQGLIIGEKINSKHRIDSDETLSQMTPGEQTFKLYVNHLLNKIQAPVFRQLTVETLRALALIFQDNPALRIDDSIFTDILIGHAVRIYWLQLYPEHRERYENYVSMAWQAFYQLPPHAVANGILDALIYLLDLNKAPAQVSV
- the dcd gene encoding dCTP deaminase, whose protein sequence is MSIKSDKWIRRMAAERGMIEPFQAGQVRESPQGRIISYGTSSYGYDVRCSNEFKIFTNINSTIVDPKDFDEASFVDVKSDVCIIPPNSFALARTVEFFRIPREVLVICLGKSTYARCGIIVNVTPLEPEWEGHVTLEFSNTTPLPAKIYANEGVAQMLFFGGDEVCETSYLDRGGKYQGQTGVTLPKA
- a CDS encoding YhdP family protein, coding for MVILHLSRVARYLLLGGLILLALITSFVRFFLSDISEFKAELEQKIRETTHITLHIGKLRASVSYFTPSVMLQDIEVEKDNSATQPAIELKEIVVSINLLQLLSTADILNASSFSLIGAKLKLVRYQDGNIAIAGIKSSDSKPDWLMQAKKYQLLHSDISWEDLKNHQETVIFHNVDVLLKNDQQQHEIHALTTLPEQFGKSLRISALLTGNIFDVQQLDGQIYIEGKGLQGPAWGESNVVQDFKLQSGSGDIRVWSDWNKGSAYRIAAYFQAQQFNLANSAGKILKLDALQGHLSWLNNETGWRLSAYDLDIVADQQHWTDGEFYFHKDLQSNLAMVIKKLNLAALAHVTPLFISEDKQLDQWLQLNPSGWLSNFSVYVQADFQQFALQGSFSDLGNASVNSIPHIQGLSGYIKGTNTWGRINLVSDKVSIDTPDLFRNPLVNNVINGSIDWQQFADSWLLTSRELQINSPDFQTEFDFDLTLPKLKNAPKLNLLMSFSDFTDISKISTYLPAKAMGKDAVNWLDQAFVSGQINQGEVIIQGDLSEFPFENGRGRFDALFTIENAEIQYNPQWPMLQEINADIHFSEGDLQVAIQHGVSKNVDISQALINIPALKTSKNVQVKGVLQSQIQDALIFLQQTPLRSRAEPLLKTLSFDGNTQIDLDLNLPYYETDPLWVNVVSHLNNAHALVKPTNLKFSNIKGNINFSADRVNSQSLTASTLGYPVLAVLNSDTSAAHLKMAGSTDMANLRRQFSFLNNDMTAGSLSYQADLSFPYAISQPSSLQIISNLQGFQIIGQDYLAKKAEEQRLLKLNFLFDSKTFLPLQIQYGDRLNAALLIDTQQSHLFAAHVILGNEVANLPQNAGLFVEIKQPEFKLSDAMDALNEHDDRWPPLREFLLETQNMQWQGQNLGAMECHFQHHDQVWQGTINNVMAKGNLSIPDQYAGNEPIKLDMDVLNLSSMSAFNINAAQQVFSILPLIDIDSRQVLWRSVNLGKLKLQTERLNNGTHFKKISFTGADKDIDFTADWIKQVHGTSTLLNGSLKVNNFGQFLSDLGYSDDFKETRAELSFTGGWNDDPQQFSLDKLNGQLQVKLYDGRISSIEPGFGRLLGLISMEQWAKRLSLDFSDIYRQGLAFDKISGDFKITNGIAYTDNLLIDAVSAKMRMVGTADLVKKFVQQRVVVVPKSSDALPIAGTIVDSIATIITSAVINDYKEGYFFGSEYKVAGQWGNIEVTPLKENDGLLNKTWHGLTDFDWLKK
- the bamC gene encoding outer membrane protein assembly factor BamC, producing the protein MYKQFLYSLPWFLLVACSSAGPDKYKDTKNLEFPPTLAIEHSANQSSYSSSNSKLPDFPPVKNKDEEKSDDTQKEDSTDKVAEKAVSKPTDKPVNADLARLVLLIGSEKKPIVELKTGFERAWILVGDALSAADIEVANTDYDAGVFRVRYVAQGEGKGRGLINSVTSFFSDEFKDTEYTLTVDKDKKITDVHVDKVVSADSGKDTFNNDDSAALMKLVHKTIIANLEK
- a CDS encoding carbon-nitrogen hydrolase family protein, with product MTICAAIQMASGPQVSANLLEADKLIAEAAKAGSKLVALPENFAIMGMKEQDKVKVREPDGIGPIQDFLAATAKKHNVWLIGGTIPLVAEQSGKVRAACPVYNELGQRVARYDKVHLFDVSVPDTSEEYRESDSVEAGNDICVLDTPFGRLGIAVCYDLRFPEFFRLMNKDHQNIDILVIPSAFTAKTGAAHWEVLLRARAIENQCYVIAPNQGGFHRNGRQTYGHSMIVDPWGVVLDCYKTGSGFVSAEIDGHRLEKTRTSFPVLQHRRFFCE